DNA sequence from the Amycolatopsis sp. Hca4 genome:
CGTCTTCGAGAACAGCGAAGCCACCGGCAACACCACCGGGATGTCGCACACCCTGACGTTCGACACGACGACGCCGGGCTACAACCACGACGTGTCGCTGAACATCCTGGCCAACCCGTTCGACGCGCAGGACGGCCGCCACGAGGCCGTCGTGACGCTGACACCCGGCAAGTACCGGTACTACTGCACCATTCCCGGGCACACGGCGATGGTGGGGGAGTTCGTCGTCTCCGACGGCACCGGGGACACCACTCCGCCGGTCGTGACCGCTTCGGTGACGGGAGAGCGTGACTCGTCCGGGAACTACGTCGGGTCCGCCACGGTGTCCCTTTCGGCGACCGACGCGGGTTCCGGCGTGGCTTCGGTGGAGTACCAGCTCGACGGCGGCAGCTGGACGGCCTACCCGGCGCCGGTGGTGGTTTCCGCCGCGGGGACGCACATGCTCCACTACCGCGCCCGTGACGTCGCCGGGAACCAGTCGGAGGAGGGGATGGCACACTTCACGGTCGTCGCCCGGCCGGGTGACACGACCGCGCCGTCGGTGAGCGCCGCGATCACCGGCACCCAGGACACGGCGGGCAACTACCTCGACGTCGCGACGGCCCGGATCACGGCCACGGACGCGGGTTCCGGCGTGGCTTCGGTGGAGTACCAGCTGGACGGCGGCGCCTGGACGGCCTACACGGCTCCGGTCGCGGTGACCGCGGCGGGCGCGCACATGCTGCACTACCGGGCCACGGACGTCGCGGGCAATGTGTCGCCGGAGGGCATGGCCCACTTCACCGTGGTCCGGAGCGACACGACGGCACCCGTGGTGTCGGCTTCGGTGGCCGGCACGCAGGACGGCGACGGCAACTACGTCGGCAAGGCGACGGTCACGGTGACGGCGTCGGACGCGGGTTCCGGGGTGGCCCTGGTGCAGTACAAAGTGGACGGTGGTACGTGGACCGCCTACGCGGCGCCGGTTCCGGTGTCGTCCGCCGGGCCGCACACGGTGGGCTACCGCGCCCGTGACGTCGCCGGCAACGCCTCGGCGGAGGGATCCGTGGCGTTCACCGTGGTCGCCGGCGGGGACACCACGGCGCCGTCGGTGGCGCTCCAGGTCACCGGGAAGCAGGACGGCGGCTGGAACTACGTGGGCTCGGCGACCGTGACGGTGACCGCCGCGGACGCGGAGTCCGGAGTGGGTTTCGTCGAGTACAAAGTGGATGGTGCGGCGTGGACCCGTTACGCGGCCCCGGTGGTGGTGACGGCGCTGGGTGCGCACACGGTGCGGGCCAGGGCCACCGATGTCGCCGGGAACGTCTCGGCGGAACTGCCGGGGTCGTTCACGGTGGTCGCGGCCCCGCCGCCGCCGGACGCCTGCCCGGTCTCGGACACCCGGGAGACGGTGGTGATCGGCGGGATCGACAGCCAGGTGGCGAACGTCGACACCGGCAACGGCTGCACGATCAACGACGTCATCGACGAGACCGCGGAGTACGCGTCGCACGACCGGTTCGTGAAGCACGTGAAGGCGGTGACGCAGGAGCTGGTGGCCAACGGGGTGTTGTCCACGGGCGACCGCAACCGCATCGTGACGGCGGCCATCGAGTCGGGCGTCGGCGGTGGCGGTTTGGCGACGGCGGACGGGGGTAAGCGGAAGGCTTCAGCTCGCGCCTAGGGAAAAGAGTGACGGATGCCCGCGTTGACCCGCGTTCTCGGAGCGGTGACCGCCGCGTACAGCGCCACGATCATCGCCGCGCCGCGCGTGCTGGCGAAACCGTGCGGCCTGACGACCCCGGCCGGCGGCGTCACCGCGGGCGTCCGCACCCTGATCGCGGGCATCGGCGCCCGCGACGCGGCGATCGGGCTGGCGATGCTGTTCGCCCCGGAGGGCAGGCCGCTCAAGGTGGCACTGGCCGCCCGGGTCGCCTCCGACGCGGCGGACGCGGTGGTGTTCGGGACAGGCCTGCCGGACCGTTCGGCGCGGACGAAGGTGGCGGCGTTCGCGGTCGGGTGGGCGGCGCTGTGCGCGGCGTCGGGGCTGGTGCGGTGACACGAGCGCGAACGGCCCGGCCGGGATTCCCCGGCCGGGCCGTCCGACACCGGAACCTAGTGATCGTTGAGGTAGTAGTGCTGGCTCAAGTGCTGGAAGTTCGTACCCAGGTAGACGCTGACGCTGATGTTCACGTGTTCCGGGAGGTCGTGCTTGCCGCCATCGGACGCCCTGGCCGTGGCGCAGGATCCCAGTCCACCGGAGGCGACGAGCAGGTAGCGTTCGGGGTAGGCGCCCGTACTGTCCTGGACGGCGATACTGGCCCGGGCAGCGAGTCCGTCGGCCGCCGAGTCGCAGACGGACACGACGTCGCCGTTCTCTTCGACGTAGACAGTGCCGCCCTTGTCGGCGTCCGTGGTGTACCACGTGTGGTCCCAGCTGCCGCCGGGCGGGTCCACGGTCGCCGACGCCGACGTGGCGCTCAGGAGTGTCCCGCCGGCGACGAAAGCAGTCGTCGCGGCCAAGGCCGCGATCTTGTTGCGCATTGTATGACTCCGTTCTGACCCCAGTTGCCGAGAGCGCCGAAATCGTCACCGCGGTCATTCCGGCCGGTGAGGCACTCTCGCCAGGCCGACGGTTCCAGCCGCGCCTGGACGGCGTCAATCGGCCCCGAAACCTTTTACCTCCACCCGAAGGGTCTCCGGGAACGGGAACCTTCGCGCACTATGCCGCCACCTGCGAAATCAGCATTCACAGGGTGGACATCGGCTTCGAAAGGGGCAGCATTCGGTCAGGTGTGCCGGCGAACTCGTGGGTGCCGGGCGGGACCGTCTCCTGCCGCCCGCTCGGCAGCAAGGCCGTCGCGCTGGGGTGACACCACCTCGCCGTCGGCCGGGACGCCGTTCCAGGCCTCCCACACCTTCGTCGCGCCGCGGTCGACCATGCCGCTCGTCAGCCGGAGTCCGACTGGCCGTTGTCAGTGCCCGCGGCCGCTCAGACTTCCGAAGCCGACGAATGCTCGGCCGCGAAGCGGGCCAGCTCCGCGCGGTCGCGGACCGAGGTCTTCATCAGCAACGCCGCCACGTGCTTCTCCACCGTGCGCGGGGAAATGTGCAGCCTCGCCGCCAGTGCCTTGTTGCTCAACCGGAACGCCAGCAGCTCGAACACCTCGTACTCGCGCAGCGTGACGCCGATCGCGCGCAGGCTCTCCGGCACCCGCTCGGTGCCCGTGCGGCGCTGCTGGACCGATGCCCCCGCGCGGCGCAGCAGGGCGCGGCACGCGCTGGCCACCGGGATCACGTCCGCGCCGTGGAAGTGGCTTTCGGCTTCGCGCAGCCATTCCGCCGGCTCGCCCCAGCCGTCGTCGACCGCCGGCTCCGCCGTCAGGCGCAGGCCGAGCGGGCGGGCGACGCCGAACGGAGCCGCCGCCTGTGCCGCGCGGCGCATGGCCGTCGCCGCGGCTTCGTGCGACTGGTCGCGGCCGTGCAGCACCGCCTCGGCCTGGAGGACGAACTGGCGGTTCCAGCGCATCCCGCCGGTCGCCCCGGCCGCGATCCGCCGGTGGTCCTCCCAGGTCGCGTCGCCGGCGATCACGTCGAGCAGCAGCTTCAGGCCGTGGGTACCCGCCAGGTGGAACGTGCTCTGCTGCCGCGCCTGGTCGGCCGCGAGGGTCTCCAGCTCCGCGCGCGCGGTCTCGCGGTCCTCCTCCAGCAGCGAGCAGAACACCTGGGCCAGGCCGCGCGCGAGCGGGGCCTCCGGACCGGCGTCCCCGCCGCCGCGGCGGAAGTCGCCCAGTGCGGTCTCCATCGTGCGGCGGTCGCCCCGGTGCCCGGCCAGCACCGCCTGCGCCATCTGCACGTACCGGCTGACCGCGTACAGCTTGATCCGCGACGCCTCCGCGTAGCACGCGTCGAGCCGCTGCCCGGCCTCGGTGAACCGGCCGCACAGCACCGCGTGCAGGCCCAGCACGGCGTCCGCGTTGTAGGCCAGGCTGATCCCGCCGGTGCGCAGCGCCTCGGCGCGCGCGGTCTCCAGCCCGGACGGGTCGGCCTCGGCCAGCCAGGCGTTGCCGCCCAGGCCGACCAGCGCGTAGTTGCGCCAGTTCGTCAGCCGGTGCTCGGCGGCGCTGTCGAGCATCCGGCGGAAGCACTCGTCGGACTCGGCCATGTCCCGCTCGCGCACCACGAACCCGACCGCGTAGAGCGCCTGGCACGCCGTCGACGGCGAGCCGATCCGCTCGGCCCCGGCGACCGCCCGGCGGCCCAGCTGTTCGCTGCGGCGCACCCGGTCCGGGGCCGGGCCGGACATCGACAGGTACGCGTCCACCGCGTCGACCGCGACGGCTTCCTCGTCCAGTCCGTCCTCCGGCAGCAGCGCACGGGCCGCGGCGACCTGCTCGAAGCCCTCCGCCCAGCGGCCGGCGACCTGGGCCGCCCACGCCAGCCGGACGTGCACCCGGATCTGGCGCGCGGGATCGCGGCCGTCGGCGGGCCGCAGCGAGCGCGCCACGTTCACCGCCCGGTCGAACTGCCCGGCCTCCGCCAGCGCGAACAGCAGCAGCTCCAGCAGGTCGCGGTAGCGGCCGGACCGGTCGTCGCCGGCGTCG
Encoded proteins:
- a CDS encoding copper-binding protein — its product is MSPRLIALLLTAFLAVLVPATPAAAAPVQTLTWTGNNSTTEYASAPTGARPGETTIVFENSEATGNTTGMSHTLTFDTTTPGYNHDVSLNILANPFDAQDGRHEAVVTLTPGKYRYYCTIPGHTAMVGEFVVSDGTGDTTPPVVTASVTGERDSSGNYVGSATVSLSATDAGSGVASVEYQLDGGSWTAYPAPVVVSAAGTHMLHYRARDVAGNQSEEGMAHFTVVARPGDTTAPSVSAAITGTQDTAGNYLDVATARITATDAGSGVASVEYQLDGGAWTAYTAPVAVTAAGAHMLHYRATDVAGNVSPEGMAHFTVVRSDTTAPVVSASVAGTQDGDGNYVGKATVTVTASDAGSGVALVQYKVDGGTWTAYAAPVPVSSAGPHTVGYRARDVAGNASAEGSVAFTVVAGGDTTAPSVALQVTGKQDGGWNYVGSATVTVTAADAESGVGFVEYKVDGAAWTRYAAPVVVTALGAHTVRARATDVAGNVSAELPGSFTVVAAPPPPDACPVSDTRETVVIGGIDSQVANVDTGNGCTINDVIDETAEYASHDRFVKHVKAVTQELVANGVLSTGDRNRIVTAAIESGVGGGGLATADGGKRKASARA
- a CDS encoding LuxR family transcriptional regulator, coding for MRTRAPALVGRGTEIEEIGRVLHDARRSSGSAVFVTGEPGIGKTRLAAEAVGHALDEGLVVLRGRGSTTGPAVPFRALTEALLSLARTGGRELVEQLGPYRSVLGRLIPDWATGADTAGETSLVVLAEATLRLTGLAGAGRGCLFVVDDLQDADVETLAVVEYLAANVRTQPVVVLATLRAEPSPALEAAHAAARRGEGFLMPLDSLGPEQVRDVVASSLGAEPDQVSADVAERLFADSAGNPLVVEELLHSMVAAGELVNGAAGWRFTGHGRSAVPSTLVTIITRRADRLGERGKQLLAIAAVLGRRFPLSVVQRVSELDDHSLFGHLQSAVAAQLLTADERGEDWYAFRHPLTAEALLTLLNPAERVALSAKAADAVVELHPDLPGELCSLAASLRLGAGDRWAAADLYREAAQRALGEGAPGSAIAVLEHAVNLLGDDAGDDRSGRYRDLLELLLFALAEAGQFDRAVNVARSLRPADGRDPARQIRVHVRLAWAAQVAGRWAEGFEQVAAARALLPEDGLDEEAVAVDAVDAYLSMSGPAPDRVRRSEQLGRRAVAGAERIGSPSTACQALYAVGFVVRERDMAESDECFRRMLDSAAEHRLTNWRNYALVGLGGNAWLAEADPSGLETARAEALRTGGISLAYNADAVLGLHAVLCGRFTEAGQRLDACYAEASRIKLYAVSRYVQMAQAVLAGHRGDRRTMETALGDFRRGGGDAGPEAPLARGLAQVFCSLLEEDRETARAELETLAADQARQQSTFHLAGTHGLKLLLDVIAGDATWEDHRRIAAGATGGMRWNRQFVLQAEAVLHGRDQSHEAAATAMRRAAQAAAPFGVARPLGLRLTAEPAVDDGWGEPAEWLREAESHFHGADVIPVASACRALLRRAGASVQQRRTGTERVPESLRAIGVTLREYEVFELLAFRLSNKALAARLHISPRTVEKHVAALLMKTSVRDRAELARFAAEHSSASEV